From the genome of Brevibacterium sp. JSBI002, one region includes:
- a CDS encoding aminotransferase class I/II-fold pyridoxal phosphate-dependent enzyme, whose product MTGIDSDQATAQEFEPADLGGGRRHGRVGAPSTPRRAQLERDPGMPASTWRLRSDAWEYLKFAIKRLAVSGGDFSMIAEDGEVWRSLRSLKTIELYWAGFGQRYVEEITDLLSNGEFDRAHDMITRAVNRLRGTTVPDTGEDDLTEDERAELKDRQDTRPRFEVLIVDETTEGGRDELHTDLLKLRNASDQFIYDYVIVPTADDAVAAALTNPNLLACVLRPGFTDNTREVLSRDLRDSIEFAHTSTKESPTAPMSPLNSVRRVLRLADTLANLRPELDLYLMAGAHIESLAGALTHRFRRVFRREDQFELHLSLLRRAQHLYDTPFFDAIREHARRPAGVFHALPVSRGGSVVGSKWIGDFVDFYGLNLLLAESSATSGELDSLLAPVHTLKKAQSLAARAYGAKRTYFVTNGTSTANKIVHQAVVSPDEVVMVDRNCHKSHHHALMLTGARTAYLEAYPLNDVAFYGAVPLNRIKQLVLDYRAAGRLDEVRMITLTNCTFDGIVYDPYKVMSECLAIKPDLVFLWDEAWFAFARFHPVTRKRTAMVAAETLEENLATNAHAAAYREQQKRLYDPETGAPAPDSVWLEEDLLPPPDATIRVYATQSTHKTLTALRQGSMIHVYDQEFSTGAEDAFHEAYMTHTSTSPNYQILASLDLGRRQVEMEGFALVQKQLDLAMSLSSAIARHPLLKKTFKVLTAADLIPEEYRVTERTMPLRDGLSTMWDAWVRDEFVVDPSRITVEISGTGVDGDTFKHEHLMDRYGIQVNKTSRNTVLFMTNIGTSRSAVAYLIEVLVKLAGKFNDPHELQAQDALTEPAAVMPPLPDFSAFAPDYAAEVPADDPSKQLPDGDLRTAYYAGLRRQNIEHVLPHELRRRVENGEQPVSAGFVTPYPPGFPVLVPGQVITAEVLDFMSALDTREIHGYDSRQGYRVILKDVLEN is encoded by the coding sequence ATGACCGGAATCGACTCCGACCAGGCAACGGCGCAGGAGTTTGAGCCCGCCGACCTCGGCGGCGGCCGCAGGCACGGTCGCGTCGGAGCCCCCTCGACGCCGCGCCGGGCGCAGCTCGAACGGGACCCGGGGATGCCGGCGAGCACGTGGCGGCTGCGTTCGGACGCGTGGGAGTACCTGAAGTTCGCGATCAAACGCCTGGCCGTCAGCGGCGGGGACTTCTCGATGATCGCCGAAGACGGGGAGGTGTGGCGCTCGCTGCGTTCGCTGAAGACGATCGAGCTCTACTGGGCAGGTTTCGGCCAGCGCTATGTCGAGGAGATCACCGACCTGCTCTCGAACGGCGAATTCGACCGCGCGCACGACATGATCACACGTGCGGTCAATCGGCTCCGGGGCACCACCGTGCCCGACACCGGTGAAGACGACCTCACCGAGGATGAGCGCGCCGAGCTCAAGGACCGCCAGGACACCCGTCCCCGCTTCGAGGTCCTCATCGTCGACGAGACCACCGAGGGCGGCCGCGATGAGCTGCACACGGACCTGCTCAAACTCCGCAACGCCTCCGACCAGTTCATCTACGACTACGTCATCGTGCCCACCGCCGACGATGCGGTGGCGGCGGCCCTGACGAACCCGAACCTGCTCGCCTGCGTCCTCCGCCCCGGTTTCACCGACAACACCCGCGAGGTGCTCAGCCGCGACCTGCGCGATTCCATCGAGTTCGCGCACACCTCGACGAAGGAATCGCCGACGGCGCCGATGAGCCCGCTCAATTCGGTGCGCCGGGTGCTGCGGCTGGCCGACACCCTGGCGAACCTGCGCCCCGAACTCGACCTCTACCTCATGGCAGGCGCCCATATCGAAAGCCTCGCTGGTGCCCTGACCCACCGGTTCCGTCGCGTCTTCCGCCGCGAGGACCAGTTCGAACTCCATCTGTCCCTGCTGCGCCGCGCCCAGCACCTCTACGACACTCCGTTCTTCGACGCCATCCGAGAGCATGCCCGCCGCCCGGCCGGTGTATTCCACGCACTGCCCGTGTCCCGCGGCGGTTCCGTCGTCGGGTCGAAGTGGATCGGCGACTTCGTCGACTTCTACGGGCTCAACCTGCTGCTCGCCGAATCCAGCGCCACCTCGGGGGAGTTGGATTCGCTGCTCGCACCGGTGCACACGCTGAAGAAGGCGCAGTCGCTGGCCGCCCGGGCCTACGGTGCCAAACGCACCTACTTCGTCACGAACGGGACGTCGACGGCGAACAAGATCGTCCACCAGGCCGTCGTCTCACCCGACGAGGTCGTCATGGTCGACCGCAACTGCCACAAGTCCCACCACCATGCGCTCATGCTCACCGGTGCCCGCACCGCCTACCTCGAGGCGTATCCGCTCAACGACGTCGCCTTCTACGGGGCGGTGCCGCTGAACAGGATCAAGCAGCTGGTGCTCGACTACCGGGCCGCCGGCCGCCTCGACGAGGTGCGGATGATCACCCTGACCAACTGCACCTTCGATGGAATCGTCTACGACCCCTACAAGGTCATGTCCGAATGCCTGGCGATCAAACCCGACCTCGTCTTCCTCTGGGACGAAGCTTGGTTCGCCTTCGCCCGGTTCCACCCGGTCACCCGCAAACGCACCGCCATGGTCGCCGCGGAGACCCTTGAGGAGAACCTCGCGACCAACGCCCACGCCGCGGCGTACCGGGAGCAGCAGAAGCGCCTGTACGACCCCGAGACCGGTGCCCCCGCCCCCGATTCGGTGTGGCTGGAGGAGGACCTGCTGCCGCCGCCGGACGCGACGATCCGCGTGTACGCGACCCAGTCGACGCACAAGACGCTGACCGCGCTGCGCCAGGGGTCGATGATCCACGTCTACGATCAGGAGTTCTCCACCGGCGCCGAGGATGCCTTCCACGAGGCGTACATGACCCACACCTCGACGTCGCCGAACTACCAGATCCTCGCCTCCCTCGACCTCGGTCGCAGGCAGGTGGAGATGGAGGGCTTCGCACTCGTGCAGAAGCAGCTCGACCTGGCGATGAGCCTGTCCTCGGCGATCGCGCGTCATCCGCTGCTGAAGAAGACGTTCAAGGTGCTCACCGCCGCCGACCTCATTCCCGAGGAATATCGGGTCACCGAACGGACGATGCCGCTGCGCGATGGGCTCTCCACGATGTGGGACGCCTGGGTCCGCGATGAGTTCGTCGTCGACCCCAGCCGCATCACCGTCGAGATCTCGGGCACGGGAGTCGACGGGGACACGTTCAAGCACGAACACCTCATGGACCGCTACGGCATCCAGGTGAACAAGACGAGCCGGAACACGGTGCTGTTCATGACGAACATCGGCACCTCACGCTCGGCCGTCGCCTACCTCATCGAGGTCCTGGTCAAGCTTGCCGGGAAGTTCAATGACCCGCATGAGCTGCAGGCACAGGACGCGCTGACCGAACCCGCCGCGGTGATGCCGCCGTTGCCGGACTTCTCGGCCTTCGCCCCCGACTACGCCGCCGAAGTGCCCGCCGACGACCCGTCGAAGCAGCTGCCCGACGGCGACCTGCGCACCGCCTACTATGCGGGTCTGCGTCGGCAGAACATCGAGCACGTGCTGCCGCATGAGCTGCGACGGAGGGTGGAGAACGGGGAGCAGCCGGTCTCGGCCGGATTCGTCACCCCGTACCCGCCCGGGTTCCCGGTGCTCGTTCCCGGACAGGTCATCACCGCCGAGGTGCTCGACTTCATGTCGGCGCTCGACACCCGAGAGATACACGGCTACGACTCCCGCCAGGGCTACCGCGTCATCCTCAAGGACGTCCTGGAGAACTGA
- a CDS encoding thiamine pyrophosphate-dependent enzyme, with product MDTSASLSAGHLIVEELEAHGVTRTYLVPGESYLDVIDGLRDSAITPIVCRQEGGAAYMAVAEGRMTGVPGIAMVTRGPGAANVKVGVHTAYQDATPLVVFVGLIPTDHRGRESFQEFDLDGWFSSTAKKVLTLDDPDKAAEVVVDAMHTAVTGRPGPVIVGLPEEVLVRPSSGTVLHPRVHGSASPYAGDVTELRARITAADRPVLIIGGEDWSPSTSRRIAQWSRDRGLGVLGTFRAYDGIDHDSPNFLGILGYGASPVAKRTLAEADLHIFLGCVRTDVATDGFTNGVDQRTVVIGPDADAHGHFGRLDQHIVTSVSRFAQSLFTEEGTRTYSVSSDGSIDEPPLGDDLSEAAGDAVPLPDWVAEARAELEGWRKPHVEESGSAASAGFVDMDEAFVHVQELLPKDAIITYGAGNFSGWATRFLPTHGFPSALGPRNGSMGFGLPAAVAAALVHPKRAVFCIAGDGDFLMNGQEMATAVQYGADITVVLNDNSVYGTIRGHQDREYPGRATATALENPDFAAMATAFGGLGIRVERTEDFRDAFERALAHKGLSLVHCITDPAVRGARLP from the coding sequence ATGGACACCTCCGCGTCTCTTTCTGCAGGTCATCTCATCGTCGAGGAACTTGAAGCACACGGAGTCACTCGCACTTATCTGGTTCCCGGCGAGTCGTATCTCGATGTCATCGACGGTCTCCGCGATTCGGCTATCACCCCGATCGTCTGCCGCCAGGAGGGCGGGGCCGCATACATGGCCGTCGCCGAGGGGCGGATGACCGGGGTTCCCGGCATCGCCATGGTTACGCGTGGTCCCGGTGCGGCGAACGTCAAGGTCGGCGTCCACACCGCGTACCAGGATGCGACCCCTCTCGTCGTCTTCGTCGGCCTCATCCCCACCGATCATCGCGGCCGCGAATCCTTCCAGGAATTCGACCTGGACGGCTGGTTCTCTTCGACCGCGAAGAAGGTGCTCACCCTCGATGATCCCGATAAGGCCGCCGAGGTGGTCGTCGACGCCATGCACACCGCCGTGACCGGGCGGCCCGGTCCCGTCATCGTCGGTCTGCCCGAAGAGGTCCTCGTCCGCCCGAGTTCGGGGACGGTGCTGCACCCACGTGTGCACGGATCGGCCTCACCGTACGCCGGCGATGTCACGGAGCTGCGTGCCCGCATCACCGCCGCCGACCGTCCCGTGCTCATCATCGGCGGAGAGGACTGGTCCCCGTCGACCTCGCGGCGCATCGCCCAATGGTCACGCGACCGCGGCCTCGGGGTGCTCGGCACCTTCCGTGCCTATGACGGCATCGACCACGACAGCCCGAACTTCCTCGGCATCTTGGGCTATGGTGCGTCCCCCGTGGCCAAGCGCACCCTCGCCGAGGCGGACCTGCACATCTTCTTGGGCTGTGTCCGCACCGACGTGGCCACCGACGGCTTCACGAATGGAGTCGACCAGCGCACCGTCGTCATCGGCCCCGATGCCGATGCGCACGGCCATTTCGGCCGCCTCGACCAGCACATCGTCACCTCGGTCAGCAGGTTCGCTCAGTCCCTGTTCACCGAGGAGGGAACCCGCACGTATTCGGTGTCCTCCGACGGCTCGATCGACGAACCGCCGCTCGGCGATGACCTGTCCGAAGCGGCCGGGGATGCCGTCCCGCTGCCGGATTGGGTCGCCGAGGCTCGGGCCGAGCTAGAGGGGTGGCGGAAGCCGCATGTGGAAGAGTCGGGGTCGGCCGCCTCGGCGGGGTTCGTCGACATGGACGAAGCATTCGTCCATGTGCAGGAGCTGCTGCCGAAGGACGCGATCATCACCTACGGGGCGGGGAACTTCTCCGGGTGGGCGACCAGGTTCCTGCCCACGCACGGGTTCCCCTCGGCGCTGGGCCCGCGCAACGGATCGATGGGATTCGGTCTGCCGGCTGCGGTCGCCGCCGCCCTCGTCCATCCGAAACGGGCGGTGTTCTGCATCGCCGGCGACGGGGATTTCCTCATGAACGGGCAGGAGATGGCCACGGCCGTACAGTACGGCGCGGACATCACCGTCGTGCTCAACGACAATTCGGTCTACGGCACGATCCGCGGTCATCAGGACCGCGAATATCCGGGCCGGGCCACGGCCACGGCACTTGAGAATCCGGACTTCGCAGCCATGGCCACGGCGTTCGGCGGTCTCGGCATCCGCGTCGAGCGGACCGAAGACTTCCGCGACGCGTTCGAGCGGGCGCTGGCACACAAGGGGCTCTCGCTCGTCCACTGCATCACGGATCCGGCCGTGCGCGGGGCGCGCCTGCCGTGA
- a CDS encoding amidohydrolase produces the protein MRIDAIFTDLDAYTLDPTRPRAQKIGVWGNRIIGFDEELDGIDADRVESLGGATVLPGFNDVHCHTTWFGLTLASVDVTALPGGLPDVYAALEKAAATTPSGEWIEATGYAHRDYDGQYPDLGRLDEITGDRPLFMRQTSGHAAIANTEAMRRAGILDPGFEEPVGGKVVRDAAGHPTGLIEETAQTLVQDLIRPYSLDTVVDALDLATAYYAKEGITSFGECGIAYGWIGHSPIEISGYLRAREEGKLRARAQLMPQADGLHPIAANSADGFGIGLDAGLRTGLGDDLISIGPVKFFMDGALSGETAALRENYAGKDHPGYLQDDAEVLRQQILDTYASGWSLAVHAIGDAAVDAAVANIVEAQKRYGRRSVPNRIEHAGLVHDEHLATLAEHGIVVTPQAAFADGIGDGMNASLGPDRRHLIYRAKSFVDAGVPMAGSSDRPCADGNVLRGIEAYVTRKTRDGDVMGSAAEALSVDEAIAAYTVEAAKASGQGADKGTLSRGKLADFVALETHPGNVAADEIATIPVKATILGGNYTHQTP, from the coding sequence ATGAGAATCGACGCGATCTTCACCGACCTCGACGCCTACACGCTTGATCCGACGCGCCCGCGGGCGCAGAAGATCGGGGTGTGGGGCAATCGGATCATCGGCTTCGACGAGGAGCTCGACGGCATCGATGCCGATCGTGTCGAGTCCTTGGGCGGGGCGACTGTGCTGCCGGGCTTCAACGACGTCCACTGCCACACGACGTGGTTCGGTCTCACCCTGGCCTCGGTCGATGTCACGGCGCTGCCCGGCGGTCTGCCTGATGTGTATGCCGCACTCGAGAAGGCCGCGGCGACGACTCCGTCCGGGGAATGGATCGAAGCCACGGGGTATGCCCACCGTGACTACGACGGGCAGTATCCGGACTTGGGCCGTCTTGACGAGATCACCGGGGACCGCCCCCTGTTCATGCGGCAGACGTCCGGTCATGCCGCGATCGCCAACACCGAGGCGATGCGACGGGCTGGGATCCTGGACCCCGGTTTCGAGGAGCCGGTCGGCGGCAAGGTCGTCCGCGACGCGGCCGGACATCCGACGGGGCTGATCGAAGAGACCGCGCAGACTCTGGTGCAGGATCTCATCCGCCCGTATTCGCTCGACACCGTCGTCGACGCCCTCGATCTGGCGACGGCCTACTACGCGAAGGAAGGAATCACGTCCTTCGGCGAATGCGGTATCGCGTACGGCTGGATCGGCCACTCCCCCATCGAGATCAGCGGCTATCTGCGGGCCCGGGAGGAAGGCAAGCTGCGGGCGCGAGCGCAGCTCATGCCGCAGGCCGACGGGCTGCACCCGATCGCGGCGAACTCCGCCGATGGTTTCGGCATCGGTTTGGATGCGGGACTGCGCACCGGCCTCGGCGATGATCTCATCTCGATCGGGCCGGTGAAGTTCTTCATGGACGGGGCCCTGTCCGGCGAAACCGCGGCACTGCGGGAGAACTACGCGGGCAAGGACCACCCCGGCTATCTGCAGGACGACGCCGAGGTGCTGCGGCAGCAGATACTGGACACCTATGCCTCCGGCTGGTCGCTGGCCGTGCATGCCATCGGCGATGCCGCCGTGGATGCGGCGGTCGCCAACATCGTCGAAGCGCAGAAGCGCTATGGCCGCCGGTCGGTGCCGAACCGGATCGAGCATGCCGGATTGGTCCATGACGAGCATCTGGCGACGCTGGCCGAGCACGGTATCGTCGTCACTCCGCAGGCGGCGTTCGCCGACGGCATCGGGGACGGGATGAACGCCTCGCTCGGGCCGGATCGGCGGCACCTGATCTATCGGGCGAAGTCGTTCGTCGATGCGGGTGTGCCGATGGCCGGCAGTTCGGATCGGCCGTGCGCCGACGGCAATGTGCTGCGCGGAATCGAAGCTTATGTCACCCGGAAGACCCGTGACGGTGATGTCATGGGTTCGGCGGCCGAAGCCCTAAGCGTCGATGAGGCGATCGCGGCCTACACGGTCGAGGCGGCGAAGGCCTCGGGCCAGGGCGCGGACAAGGGAACGCTGAGCCGCGGCAAACTCGCCGACTTCGTCGCCTTGGAGACTCACCCAGGCAACGTCGCGGCGGACGAGATCGCAACGATCCCGGTCAAGGCCACGATCCTAGGCGGCAACTACACCCACCAAACCCCCTAA
- a CDS encoding amino acid ABC transporter ATP-binding protein: MNVPTASARATTTPIIAIRNLQKSFGTNQVLTDINLDVDKGEVVCVIGPSGSGKSTMLRCINTLETPTGGSIVVDGMDMTDLDLDIDAARTRIGMVFQSFNLFAHLTVRENLTIAQTKVLKRSKAEANKVAEANLAKVGLSEKMEAKPGSLSGGQQQRVAIARALSMDPDVMLFDEPTSALDPETVGDVLQVMRNLAEAGMTMVVVTHEMEFARQVADRVVFMDGGVVVEAGPAKDVIGNPQEQRTKDFLSRVLHPGQLG, from the coding sequence ATGAATGTCCCCACCGCCTCGGCGCGCGCGACCACAACCCCGATCATCGCGATCCGCAACCTGCAGAAGAGCTTCGGCACGAACCAGGTCCTCACCGACATCAACCTCGACGTCGACAAAGGTGAGGTCGTCTGCGTCATCGGGCCCTCGGGTTCGGGCAAGTCGACGATGCTCCGATGCATCAACACCCTGGAGACTCCCACCGGCGGGTCGATCGTCGTCGACGGCATGGATATGACCGACCTCGATCTCGACATCGACGCCGCCCGCACTCGCATCGGCATGGTCTTCCAGTCCTTCAACCTCTTCGCCCATCTCACCGTGCGCGAGAACCTCACGATCGCGCAGACGAAGGTCCTCAAGCGATCGAAGGCCGAGGCCAACAAGGTCGCCGAGGCGAACCTCGCGAAGGTCGGGCTGTCCGAGAAGATGGAGGCCAAGCCCGGTTCGCTCTCCGGCGGTCAGCAGCAGCGCGTGGCGATCGCCCGGGCCCTGAGCATGGACCCCGACGTCATGCTGTTCGACGAGCCCACCTCGGCGCTGGACCCGGAGACCGTCGGTGACGTCCTCCAGGTCATGCGCAACCTCGCCGAGGCGGGAATGACAATGGTCGTCGTCACCCACGAGATGGAGTTCGCCCGTCAGGTCGCCGACCGCGTCGTCTTCATGGACGGCGGAGTCGTCGTCGAGGCCGGACCTGCCAAGGACGTCATCGGCAACCCGCAGGAGCAGCGGACGAAGGACTTCCTCTCCCGCGTGCTCCACCCCGGCCAGCTAGGGTAG
- a CDS encoding amino acid ABC transporter permease, whose translation MSKRQKAKLSRGIQYAILVVIAIIVALVADWPTLIDTFGRFDIAADMFPEVITGALKNTVVFTVLGFALGLAIALVVALMRLSSVGVYRWLATIYIEFFRGLPALVVFLVMGFGLPVAFPGFILPQLVIIMIALGLVSSAYMAETIRAGIQAVPKGQIEAARSLGMSSSRAMFTIVLPQAMRIILPPLTNELILLTKDSSLAYILGSSVDGRELAALGRAEIVNTANLTPFIVIALCYLIITIPLSYLSRVLERKYGSADSGVK comes from the coding sequence ATGAGCAAACGCCAGAAGGCGAAGCTCTCCCGCGGCATCCAATACGCCATCCTCGTCGTCATCGCGATCATCGTCGCGCTGGTCGCCGACTGGCCGACGCTCATCGACACGTTCGGGCGCTTCGACATCGCCGCCGACATGTTCCCCGAAGTCATCACGGGAGCGCTGAAGAACACAGTCGTCTTCACCGTTCTCGGCTTCGCCCTCGGCCTGGCGATCGCTCTTGTCGTCGCCCTCATGCGCCTGTCCTCGGTCGGCGTCTACCGCTGGCTGGCGACGATCTACATCGAGTTCTTCCGCGGGCTGCCCGCCCTCGTCGTCTTCCTCGTGATGGGATTCGGTCTGCCGGTGGCCTTCCCCGGCTTCATCCTCCCGCAGCTCGTCATCATCATGATCGCCCTCGGACTCGTGTCCTCCGCCTACATGGCGGAGACGATCCGCGCCGGTATCCAGGCCGTGCCGAAAGGCCAGATCGAGGCCGCCCGCTCACTGGGTATGTCATCATCGCGTGCGATGTTCACGATTGTCCTGCCGCAGGCGATGCGCATCATCCTGCCGCCGCTGACGAACGAGCTCATTCTGCTGACCAAGGATTCATCGCTGGCCTACATCCTCGGATCCTCCGTCGACGGCCGTGAGCTCGCCGCGCTCGGCCGCGCCGAGATCGTCAACACCGCCAACCTCACCCCCTTCATCGTCATCGCGCTGTGCTACCTCATCATCACGATCCCGCTGTCGTACCTGTCGCGGGTCCTCGAGCGCAAATACGGTTCCGCAGATTCTGGAGTGAAATGA
- a CDS encoding proline racemase family protein: MQTTRLIQTVEAHTEGLPVRVVTGGVGPFPGETMAERREWFIENSDDLRTFLMCEPRGHGWLSGAILQPPTRADADWGVLFIEVTGVLPMCGAGTIAVATVLVETGMVPVTSPVTTVRLDAPIGLITAEVVVRDGRAESVTIVNVASYAHALDQSVEVPGRGSIACDIGFGGNFYAFVSAADVGIPFERDRAEDFIAVGREIMAAVNEQLSPVHPETGYSGCEHVVFLTPPTTPGPSGEVPDARHVLINHPGWLDRSPGGTGTSALMAVRHARGHLDLNTDFVNECFIGTSFTGRLIEKTRVDEHVAVVPTITGRAWLTATSQFMLDPSDPFPAGFTL, translated from the coding sequence GTGCAGACCACCCGTCTCATCCAGACCGTCGAAGCCCACACCGAGGGGTTGCCCGTACGCGTCGTCACCGGGGGAGTGGGACCATTCCCCGGTGAGACTATGGCCGAACGCCGTGAGTGGTTCATTGAGAACTCCGACGATCTGCGGACCTTCCTCATGTGCGAACCGCGCGGCCACGGGTGGCTGTCGGGAGCGATCCTGCAGCCGCCGACCCGTGCCGACGCGGACTGGGGGGTCCTCTTCATCGAGGTCACCGGCGTGTTGCCGATGTGCGGGGCCGGCACGATCGCAGTGGCGACCGTGCTCGTCGAGACAGGCATGGTGCCGGTCACCTCGCCCGTCACGACCGTGCGACTCGACGCCCCGATCGGGCTCATCACCGCCGAGGTGGTCGTCCGGGACGGTCGCGCCGAGTCGGTGACCATCGTCAACGTCGCCTCCTATGCGCACGCCCTCGACCAGTCGGTCGAGGTGCCCGGACGAGGGTCGATCGCCTGCGACATCGGTTTCGGTGGGAACTTCTACGCCTTCGTCTCCGCCGCCGACGTCGGCATCCCGTTCGAGCGTGACCGGGCTGAGGACTTCATCGCCGTCGGTCGCGAGATCATGGCCGCGGTCAACGAGCAGCTGTCGCCGGTGCATCCGGAGACCGGATACAGCGGCTGCGAGCATGTCGTGTTCCTGACGCCGCCGACGACACCTGGGCCGAGCGGAGAGGTGCCGGATGCGAGGCACGTGCTCATCAACCATCCCGGCTGGCTCGACCGTTCACCAGGCGGAACCGGGACGAGTGCGCTCATGGCCGTCCGGCATGCCCGTGGGCACCTGGACCTGAACACGGACTTCGTCAACGAGTGCTTCATCGGCACCTCGTTCACCGGACGACTGATCGAGAAGACGAGAGTCGACGAGCACGTGGCTGTGGTGCCGACGATCACCGGCAGGGCCTGGCTGACCGCGACCTCGCAATTCATGCTCGACCCCAGCGACCCGTTCCCCGCCGGCTTCACACTCTGA